The sequence GCGAATTCCTAACTTTCACGGGTATAAAATGATACTGTGAAAATTTTAAGTTGATATCTAGTTATTCATAGAGTTAAAAAAATCAGCGTTATTTTTTGTCAAAAGCAATTTATCACGTAGAAATTCCATCGCTTCAATAGACCCCATGTGATTAAGAACTCTACGTAACACCCATATCTTATTCAAGATAGCTTTATTAATCAATAACTCCTCTTTCCTAGTTCCAGATTTAGTAATATCAATAGCTGGAAATATTCGCTTATCAGCAAGTTTTCTATCAAGAATTACTTCAGCATTCCCGGTGCCTTTAAACTCTTCAAAAATAACTTCATCCATTTTAGAACCAGTTTCTATAAGAGCAGTGGCAATTATTGTTAAAGAGCCGCCATTTTCAATGTTACGTGCTGCTCCAAAGAAGCGTTTTGGTCTTTGTAACGCATTTGAGTCTACACCACCAGTCAGAACTTTTCCAGATGAAGGGATAACAGCATTATAAGCGCGTGCAAGACGGGTTATAGAATCCAGTAAAATTACAACATCTTTTTTATGTTCAACCATTCTTTTAGCCTTTTCTATTACTATTTCAGCAAGCTGTACATGACGATAAGCTGGTTCATCAAATGTAGAACTAACTACCTCACCTTTTACAGAACGAATCATATCTGTAACTTCTTCAGGTCTTTCATCTATAAGTAATACCATTAATTCTATTTCTGGATGATTTACAGCTATGGAATGAGCCATTTGTTGCAATAGCATTGTTTTTCCCGTGCGAGGTGGAGCAACTATCAATGCTCTTTGTCCCTTTCCGAGTGGTGCAACTATATCAGTAGCTCGCATACTTATATCTTTCTTATTGTCTAAACAGTTGCTTTTTTCAAGAATTAATCTTTCTTCCGGATAGAGAGGTAGTAAATTATCAAAGTGAACGTATTTTCTTAGCTCACCAACTTCAGTAGAATTTATACTTTGAGCTTTAGTTAAAGTAAAATATCTTTCTTTATCACTAGGCGGTCTAATTTCTCCGCATACCATATCTCCAGTACGTAAATTGAATTTCTTTATTTGTCCATTAGAAATATATACATCATCAGTGCTAGGTGCATAATTAGCACTTGCTGAGCGTAAAAAACCAAAACCGTCAGGTAATATTTCCACTACTCCGCTTCCTGTAGTAATTCCACCTTCTTCGCTCATTTTTTTCATTAAACTAAATATCATTTCCTGCTTTAGCATTCTGCCATTACCCCTACCGTTTGTTAAAATTTTTTTTTCTTCAGCTAAGTCTAACAACTCATCTGCTGTTTTCTTTCTTAGTTCACTTAAATCCAGCGTCTTTCTATTTTCTTTTACACGCTCATTCACTGTTTGTTTAGCAATACTATTAATTTGTTCACTTGTTTTTTCTAATTCCAATCTAGTGGTTGTAACCTTCTCTTTTTCTTTTACTAAGATATCTTCGTTGATTGTTATCATAATCCTCCATCATTTTAAATGATACTTATAAGATAAAATGTGTCCAAAAGACAATAACCGAAACCCAGATCTTCGGAGTATTAAATCAATTTAAGCTAAAACACTTTATGCGCTATTATATCAGTATAATAGTTGACGAGTCAAGTTAATTTATATAATATATATATAAAAGTAAGATGATAAACGAGCTAAAATGGATAGCGTAGAGCGTAACAGCTACATGGG comes from Wolbachia endosymbiont of Menacanthus eurysternus and encodes:
- the rho gene encoding transcription termination factor Rho — translated: MITINEDILVKEKEKVTTTRLELEKTSEQINSIAKQTVNERVKENRKTLDLSELRKKTADELLDLAEEKKILTNGRGNGRMLKQEMIFSLMKKMSEEGGITTGSGVVEILPDGFGFLRSASANYAPSTDDVYISNGQIKKFNLRTGDMVCGEIRPPSDKERYFTLTKAQSINSTEVGELRKYVHFDNLLPLYPEERLILEKSNCLDNKKDISMRATDIVAPLGKGQRALIVAPPRTGKTMLLQQMAHSIAVNHPEIELMVLLIDERPEEVTDMIRSVKGEVVSSTFDEPAYRHVQLAEIVIEKAKRMVEHKKDVVILLDSITRLARAYNAVIPSSGKVLTGGVDSNALQRPKRFFGAARNIENGGSLTIIATALIETGSKMDEVIFEEFKGTGNAEVILDRKLADKRIFPAIDITKSGTRKEELLINKAILNKIWVLRRVLNHMGSIEAMEFLRDKLLLTKNNADFFNSMNN